One genomic segment of Candidatus Zixiibacteriota bacterium includes these proteins:
- a CDS encoding HAD family phosphatase yields the protein MTTRRVTQTLIFDLGKVICPFEVLIPCRKLAPMCGMEPMQIKQSVFFGEPETLFETGKIDEHEFTRQVNRALGLSLTTDQLRDIWAPMFELDHAMIALLEELKPTTQLILLSNTSPWHFAWIEQQFAVGRHFDELVLSYDVGYMKPAEPIYRAALDASRFRDTAVFIDDLQVNVEASVAAGLPAILFESEPKLREDLEQLGRL from the coding sequence ATGACGACCCGACGCGTCACGCAGACACTCATATTCGACCTCGGCAAGGTCATTTGTCCGTTCGAGGTGCTGATTCCATGCCGCAAGCTGGCTCCGATGTGCGGCATGGAGCCGATGCAGATCAAGCAGAGTGTTTTCTTCGGCGAACCGGAGACCCTGTTCGAGACGGGCAAAATCGACGAACACGAGTTCACGCGTCAGGTCAACCGTGCCCTTGGCCTGTCACTCACCACCGATCAATTACGCGATATCTGGGCGCCGATGTTTGAGCTCGATCATGCCATGATCGCATTGCTCGAAGAGCTCAAGCCGACCACGCAGTTGATCCTGCTGTCGAACACTTCCCCCTGGCATTTCGCCTGGATCGAACAACAGTTCGCTGTCGGGCGCCATTTCGATGAACTCGTGCTGTCTTACGATGTCGGCTACATGAAACCGGCCGAACCGATCTATCGGGCCGCACTTGATGCGTCCCGATTCCGTGATACAGCGGTCTTTATCGATGACTTGCAGGTGAATGTCGAGGCCTCTGTTGCTGCCGGCCTGCCCGCGATTTTGTTCGAAAGCGAACCGAAACTCCGCGAAGACCTCGAGCAACTCGGACGATTATAG
- a CDS encoding sulfite exporter TauE/SafE family protein, with translation MFEFPVSGVETYWWLPSLVAFAISAITATGGVTGAFILLPFQVSALGYTGPGVTPTNMAFNIIAIPSGVWRFHRDQRMVWSLAMATGLGTLPGVAIGAWIRIRYLPDPAAFKFFVGCVLLYLGARLVMDIIRKRRSVTVNNGSGPATVTDEHFSLQTITFSYGGESYAMATKPIILFSLVFGIVGGIYGIGGGAILSPYFVSIYHLPVHSIAGAMLLGTWITSVAGVVIFVFISPLLTGGTIIQPDWLLGLSFGLGGAFGVYTGAYLQRFVSPNIIKVILIAALLFISVKYILGYIAP, from the coding sequence ATGTTTGAGTTCCCTGTCTCCGGCGTCGAAACGTACTGGTGGCTTCCCTCGCTGGTCGCATTCGCCATCTCTGCCATCACGGCGACCGGCGGCGTTACCGGGGCCTTCATTCTTCTGCCGTTTCAGGTAAGTGCTTTGGGATACACCGGACCGGGAGTTACACCCACCAACATGGCTTTCAACATCATCGCCATTCCGTCCGGTGTGTGGCGCTTTCACCGTGACCAACGGATGGTCTGGTCGCTGGCGATGGCCACCGGTCTCGGCACACTTCCCGGCGTGGCAATCGGCGCCTGGATCAGGATCCGCTATTTGCCGGACCCTGCGGCGTTCAAGTTCTTTGTGGGTTGTGTCCTGCTCTATCTCGGCGCACGGCTGGTGATGGATATCATCCGGAAACGACGCTCCGTAACCGTCAATAACGGCAGCGGACCGGCAACAGTCACCGACGAACATTTCAGCCTGCAGACTATCACCTTTTCGTACGGCGGTGAGTCGTACGCTATGGCAACCAAACCGATCATCTTATTCAGCCTCGTGTTCGGAATTGTCGGCGGCATTTACGGGATCGGCGGCGGTGCTATTCTTTCGCCGTATTTCGTCTCCATCTACCACCTCCCGGTTCATTCCATCGCCGGCGCCATGCTGCTGGGGACATGGATCACATCGGTGGCGGGTGTCGTTATATTCGTCTTCATCTCGCCGCTACTTACCGGCGGCACAATCATTCAGCCGGACTGGCTGCTCGGCCTGTCCTTTGGGCTTGGAGGCGCCTTCGGCGTCTACACCGGCGCATACCTGCAACGCTTTGTCTCACCGAATATCATCAAGGTCATCCTGATAGCCGCGCTGCTGTTCATCTCCGTCAAATACATCCTGGGGTATATCGCACCATGA
- a CDS encoding STAS domain-containing protein, with product MKFEDLMQDGVVVLDVSGKIMGGEEATLFHGKIHEYISSNKKNIVVDLGKVDWMNSVGLGMLISALTTVKNSGGRLVLCRIDKIESILTITRLISVFEHYDSRQEAIKSFK from the coding sequence ATGAAATTTGAAGATCTGATGCAGGACGGCGTGGTTGTTCTTGATGTTTCCGGAAAAATCATGGGTGGTGAGGAAGCTACTCTGTTTCACGGGAAGATTCACGAATATATCAGCTCCAACAAGAAGAACATCGTCGTCGATCTCGGCAAAGTCGACTGGATGAACTCGGTTGGTCTTGGGATGCTTATATCGGCGTTGACGACTGTCAAGAACTCCGGTGGTCGTCTCGTGCTGTGCCGGATCGATAAGATCGAGTCGATCCTGACCATAACGCGGCTCATCTCGGTATTCGAGCATTACGACAGTCGGCAAGAGGCTATCAAGTCGTTCAAGTAA
- a CDS encoding DUF5916 domain-containing protein, translating into MRVVGSTLVCLGIGLLAVVGGDLQAQDNFRPQFNPVLEVSPLVGEVVIDGKTDDTGWRTAARAAGFAENDPGDQVRPPVESEVLVTFDEANLYLLFRAYDDPATIRATLAERDNIWQDDYFGIIFDTYGDQAWAYEMFVNPYGVQGDLRWNRGNEDMNYDLVWYSAGAITEEGYEVEVAIPFRSLRFPNRAQQEWTANFWRNHPRDSRRRYSWAALDRDNPCWLCMFGTIRGISNVVPGGKLEVLPSVVGFQSGQLEEYGNGGEHFENADPDAEPGLNLKYNLATDLTAEGSINPDFSQVESDATQIDVNSTFALYFEEHRPFFQEGSDLFDNFIDVVYTRTINDPQVAGKLYGRLGRTSVAYVAAQDERAVVLVPGHERSWLAPADKAFSNVLRVKQTLLEDSYVGGTVTDRRLDGGGSGTVFSTDGSIRALTNYSVEFQAAVSHTDELDTPFLGPAPEEQSPTFDNGRHTIEFDDERFWGHAVYASVERSARVWNFNVDYQEYSPRFRADNGFVSRVNTRQIEAWTGLYYQYDAHPVIDAIEPSLTVARVWDFEKRFKDEWVVPTLYMRLKGQTQVSMNVLFSREQFRDTLITGILRYHVDVDAHFSKPVSAGFSFTTGHSLVRFMERPVLGQTKELSMWSRIKLSRRMTVEPEISYLSVDLLHDTDTSIFTSPAVSPGQGVSSTWVWRTRFNYQFSRPLNLRLIVEYFDEKNEYRPDESTRQLLVEPLLTYEVNPFTIFYIGSSHDYTDYEYTGLGEVRRSAQRFFLKLQYLFRA; encoded by the coding sequence GTGCGAGTGGTCGGGTCAACGCTCGTGTGTCTTGGTATCGGTCTGCTGGCGGTGGTCGGGGGGGACCTTCAGGCGCAGGACAACTTTCGGCCCCAGTTCAACCCGGTATTGGAAGTTTCGCCGCTGGTGGGCGAGGTTGTAATCGACGGCAAGACCGATGACACGGGGTGGCGAACGGCGGCCCGGGCGGCCGGGTTTGCCGAAAACGATCCCGGCGATCAAGTGCGCCCGCCGGTTGAATCCGAAGTCCTGGTCACGTTCGACGAGGCCAATCTCTACCTGTTGTTCAGGGCGTATGATGATCCGGCGACCATCAGGGCGACGCTGGCTGAACGGGACAATATCTGGCAGGACGACTATTTCGGCATCATCTTCGACACCTACGGCGACCAGGCATGGGCCTACGAGATGTTCGTGAATCCGTATGGCGTTCAGGGGGACCTTCGCTGGAATCGCGGCAACGAAGACATGAACTACGACCTCGTGTGGTACTCGGCGGGTGCGATCACGGAGGAAGGGTACGAAGTCGAGGTGGCGATTCCATTCCGGTCGCTCCGCTTTCCCAACCGCGCACAGCAGGAATGGACGGCAAATTTCTGGCGAAACCATCCGCGCGACAGTCGTCGGCGATACTCCTGGGCGGCGCTTGACCGCGACAATCCATGCTGGCTGTGTATGTTCGGAACGATTCGCGGGATCTCGAATGTCGTTCCCGGCGGCAAGCTGGAAGTGCTGCCGTCGGTGGTCGGATTCCAGTCGGGACAGCTCGAGGAGTACGGGAACGGGGGCGAGCATTTCGAAAATGCGGATCCCGACGCTGAACCGGGCTTGAATCTCAAGTACAATCTCGCGACCGATCTGACCGCGGAGGGATCGATCAACCCGGATTTCAGCCAGGTGGAGTCCGATGCCACGCAGATCGACGTCAATTCCACGTTCGCGCTCTACTTCGAGGAACATCGCCCCTTCTTTCAGGAGGGCAGCGACCTGTTCGACAATTTCATCGATGTGGTGTACACGCGGACAATCAACGATCCGCAGGTGGCGGGCAAGTTGTACGGGCGGCTGGGGCGGACGTCGGTAGCCTACGTCGCGGCGCAGGATGAGCGCGCGGTGGTGCTGGTGCCGGGCCACGAACGGAGCTGGCTGGCGCCGGCGGACAAGGCGTTTTCTAACGTGCTTCGCGTGAAGCAGACCCTGCTCGAAGATTCGTATGTCGGGGGGACGGTCACGGACCGTCGGCTCGACGGCGGCGGATCGGGAACGGTGTTCAGCACGGACGGGAGCATACGGGCGCTTACCAACTACTCGGTCGAGTTTCAGGCGGCGGTGAGTCATACCGATGAGCTCGACACACCGTTTCTGGGGCCGGCGCCCGAGGAACAATCGCCGACGTTCGACAACGGGCGACATACGATCGAGTTTGACGATGAGCGTTTTTGGGGGCACGCGGTCTACGCGTCGGTGGAGCGCAGCGCGCGGGTGTGGAATTTCAATGTCGACTACCAGGAATACTCGCCTCGGTTCCGTGCGGACAACGGTTTCGTGAGCCGCGTGAACACGCGTCAGATCGAGGCGTGGACCGGGTTGTACTATCAGTACGATGCGCACCCGGTCATCGACGCGATCGAGCCGAGCCTGACCGTTGCGCGGGTGTGGGATTTCGAGAAGCGGTTCAAGGACGAGTGGGTGGTGCCGACGCTGTACATGCGGCTGAAGGGTCAGACGCAGGTATCCATGAACGTGCTGTTCAGCCGCGAGCAGTTTCGCGATACACTGATTACCGGGATTCTCAGATACCATGTCGACGTGGATGCGCACTTTTCCAAGCCGGTATCGGCGGGATTCAGCTTTACGACAGGTCACTCGCTGGTGCGGTTCATGGAACGGCCGGTACTCGGGCAGACTAAAGAGTTGTCGATGTGGTCGCGGATAAAGCTCAGCCGGCGGATGACGGTGGAGCCGGAGATCAGCTATCTCTCCGTAGACCTTTTGCACGACACGGACACCTCGATATTCACCAGTCCGGCCGTATCGCCGGGACAGGGGGTGTCCTCGACCTGGGTCTGGCGGACGCGGTTCAACTACCAGTTTTCCCGTCCGCTCAACTTGCGGCTGATCGTGGAGTATTTCGATGAAAAAAACGAGTACCGTCCTGATGAGAGCACGCGTCAGCTGCTGGTTGAGCCGCTGTTGACGTATGAAGTCAACCCCTTCACCATCTTCTACATAGGGTCATCGCACGACTACACGGATTATGAATATACGGGGCTCGGGGAAGTTCGGCGGTCGGCCCAGCGGTTCTTTTTGAAGCTCCAGTATCTATTCCGCGCGTAG
- a CDS encoding PhzF family phenazine biosynthesis protein — MGQSIIQVDAFADKPFGGNPAAVCVMDGPGNEQWMQAVAAEMNLSETAFLSPADGGWRIRWFTPVVEVELCGHATLASAHVLYSDGHARSDQRIVFHSKSGPLYAVRDGEYVSLDFPAARTEPVDPIEDVVAALGVKPVFFGKARFDYLIEVGTETEVRTCTPDFNLLTKTRVRGVMVTSRSAGEFDFVSRFFAPGVGIAEDPVTGSAHCILAPYWSQRLNKDTMLAYQASRRGGTLRVTVAGDRVHLAGKAVIVMRGELLV; from the coding sequence ATGGGTCAGTCAATCATTCAGGTAGATGCGTTCGCGGACAAGCCGTTTGGGGGCAATCCGGCAGCCGTCTGCGTGATGGACGGACCGGGTAACGAGCAGTGGATGCAGGCCGTGGCGGCGGAGATGAACCTCTCCGAGACCGCCTTTTTGAGTCCTGCGGACGGGGGTTGGAGAATCCGCTGGTTTACGCCGGTGGTTGAGGTGGAGTTGTGCGGACACGCCACGCTGGCGTCGGCGCACGTGCTGTATTCCGACGGTCACGCACGGTCGGATCAGCGGATCGTGTTTCATTCGAAAAGCGGGCCGCTCTATGCGGTGCGCGACGGTGAGTATGTGTCGCTCGATTTTCCCGCGGCGCGAACGGAACCGGTCGATCCGATTGAGGACGTGGTTGCTGCGCTCGGGGTCAAACCGGTGTTCTTTGGAAAAGCACGGTTTGATTACCTGATCGAAGTGGGTACGGAGACCGAAGTGCGAACCTGCACGCCGGATTTCAATCTACTTACAAAGACGAGAGTGCGCGGCGTGATGGTGACGTCCCGCAGCGCGGGGGAATTTGATTTTGTGTCGCGGTTTTTTGCTCCGGGGGTAGGGATTGCCGAAGACCCGGTGACCGGATCGGCTCATTGCATTCTGGCGCCGTACTGGAGTCAACGGCTGAACAAGGATACCATGCTGGCGTACCAGGCGTCGCGTCGCGGCGGCACCCTGCGGGTGACGGTTGCCGGAGACCGGGTGCACCTTGCGGGCAAGGCCGTAATCGTGATGCGCGGTGAACTGCTGGTTTGA
- a CDS encoding radical SAM protein, with protein MLNGIHILLTYACTNECDHCFLHCSPRATGTFTQHQLQRLWREIDLVGGITGVYFEGGEPFLFYPLMIEGIRAAREQGLTVGIVTNGYWGTSVEDAELWLGPLVEMGIDDLSISDDDYHASDDYRPAQMAIAAARKLGLPVESICIGPPSVRSAATVGKGEPIVGGGVRFRGRSAEKLTAGLPRRPCREFTRCDREELADPKRVHVDCFGNVMVCQGVSIGNMWTIGLSTLFRQYRPHEHPIVGPLLKGGPLELARAYGVEHDDSYVDECHFCYDVRKKLRPRFPQYLTPGQVYGE; from the coding sequence ATGCTGAACGGAATTCATATTCTGCTGACGTATGCCTGCACGAACGAGTGCGATCACTGTTTTCTGCACTGTTCGCCGAGGGCGACAGGCACGTTTACGCAGCATCAGCTGCAGCGTCTGTGGCGCGAAATCGATTTGGTCGGTGGTATCACGGGCGTGTATTTCGAGGGCGGGGAGCCGTTTTTGTTTTATCCGCTGATGATCGAAGGTATACGGGCCGCGCGCGAACAGGGGTTGACAGTCGGTATTGTCACGAACGGCTACTGGGGAACGTCGGTCGAAGACGCCGAGCTGTGGCTGGGGCCGCTGGTCGAGATGGGGATTGACGATCTGAGTATCAGTGATGATGACTACCATGCATCGGATGACTACCGGCCGGCGCAGATGGCGATTGCGGCGGCTCGCAAGCTGGGGTTGCCGGTTGAAAGCATCTGTATCGGACCGCCGAGCGTGCGGTCAGCCGCTACGGTCGGCAAAGGCGAACCGATCGTAGGAGGCGGCGTGCGTTTTCGCGGGCGGTCTGCGGAGAAGCTGACGGCCGGGTTGCCGCGTCGGCCCTGTCGGGAGTTTACACGGTGTGACCGAGAGGAACTCGCAGACCCGAAGCGCGTTCATGTGGACTGTTTCGGTAACGTGATGGTGTGCCAGGGGGTCTCGATCGGCAACATGTGGACGATCGGGCTGTCGACGCTGTTTCGGCAGTATCGCCCGCACGAGCATCCGATTGTCGGCCCGCTTCTGAAGGGTGGACCGCTGGAACTGGCGCGAGCGTACGGCGTGGAGCACGACGATTCGTATGTTGACGAGTGCCACTTCTGCTACGACGTGCGCAAGAAGCTTCGCCCTCGCTTTCCGCAGTATCTCACGCCGGGGCAGGTGTATGGGGAGTAG
- a CDS encoding DUF899 family protein, with amino-acid sequence MTPAASKAALASQLQKAEKDLEKMKNKVLKLRRKISGEQVEDHPLRDKGGETVRLSSLFGNNDDLIVVHNMGKHCRWCTLWADGLNGLYDHLASRASFVVVSNDPHDVMKKFAEGRNWRFKILSGAGSPFSKAMGYMHDDGSPQPGVSTFHRDKDGTIRRVAHTWFGPGDDFCAVWPIFDMLQDGVNGWEPQYQY; translated from the coding sequence ATGACACCCGCCGCTTCCAAAGCCGCGCTCGCATCGCAGCTGCAAAAGGCCGAAAAAGACCTCGAGAAGATGAAAAACAAAGTCCTCAAGCTCCGCCGCAAAATCTCCGGCGAGCAAGTCGAGGACCACCCCCTTCGCGACAAGGGCGGCGAAACCGTCAGGCTCTCCAGCCTGTTCGGCAACAACGATGATCTCATCGTCGTCCACAACATGGGAAAGCACTGCCGATGGTGTACGCTGTGGGCCGACGGCCTCAACGGGCTGTACGACCATCTTGCCAGCCGAGCGTCGTTTGTGGTCGTGTCCAACGACCCGCACGACGTCATGAAAAAATTCGCCGAGGGACGCAACTGGCGGTTCAAGATTCTCTCCGGAGCCGGCAGCCCGTTTTCGAAAGCCATGGGATATATGCACGATGACGGCAGCCCGCAGCCGGGCGTGTCGACATTCCATCGCGATAAGGATGGGACGATCAGACGCGTCGCTCACACCTGGTTTGGTCCCGGCGATGACTTCTGCGCCGTCTGGCCGATCTTTGACATGCTCCAGGACGGCGTCAACGGCTGGGAACCGCAATACCAGTACTAG
- a CDS encoding UvrD-helicase domain-containing protein, which yields MTSDWLLKDLNPAQREAVETTDGPLLVIAGAGSGKTRVLTRRLAYLLVSRKATPYQLLAVTFTNKAAGEMKERVAELVGGSVVDMNVSTFHSFCARLLRREAAAIGYDTNFTIFDADDALSLVKSCLKDLGFSDGQFPPKGQMRKISDAKNRLIGPDTFAQQSSGYFESRTAEIYKLYQARLRSCNGMDFDDLLFNAVVLLRNGAGLGEKYRRFFRYILVDEYQDTNHVQYLLLKELVGAEKNICVVGDEDQSIYGWRGADISNILNFEKDFPGAKTIKLEQNYRSTSRILRAASSVIANNDMRKGKTLWTDVGEGENLELYLVDNADEEATRIVEQIDNKQHDVLLKDTVILYRTNAQSRPFEEQLRRRGLPYQIVGGVGFYQRKEIKDLLAYLKLIVNIKDDISFARVINYPKRGIGDKTLQAIAILAARESVPQYEIALGADRRPELSGKAKRIAPFTTLIEKFRTDLDHRPVDLLIQDLVTDLNLIGELLAEDPVAGQGRVDNIEAFIEGASEYARHNGENTLANYLAEISLFTDIDAYREIENKLTLMTLHAAKGLEFDTVYLVGLEEGLFPLQRTVMEPMELEEERRLFYVGATRAKKKLCLSSATTRFRFGEVESIPSRFIKEIPTELMDVRDYRSRHVYAQTGSAATVPSFLPKRSARSSAEPGELQYEYEDEHGFKAGRIVMHPTFGRGRIMKVDGYGESVRLEIMFSGIGMKKIMAKYARLKVIG from the coding sequence ATGACTTCGGATTGGCTGCTCAAGGATTTGAACCCGGCCCAGCGCGAGGCGGTGGAGACGACCGACGGTCCGTTGCTGGTAATCGCCGGGGCCGGTTCGGGCAAAACCCGGGTGTTGACGCGCCGCCTGGCATACCTGCTGGTGTCGCGGAAAGCGACGCCGTACCAACTGCTTGCGGTGACGTTCACCAACAAAGCGGCGGGCGAGATGAAGGAACGGGTCGCCGAGCTGGTTGGCGGGTCGGTCGTCGATATGAACGTCTCCACATTCCACTCGTTTTGTGCGCGCCTGCTTCGCCGCGAAGCGGCCGCGATCGGTTACGATACCAATTTCACTATATTTGACGCCGATGACGCCCTGTCGCTGGTGAAAAGCTGCCTGAAAGACCTGGGATTCTCCGACGGTCAGTTTCCACCCAAGGGGCAGATGCGCAAGATTTCCGATGCGAAAAACCGACTGATCGGTCCGGATACGTTCGCCCAGCAGTCTTCAGGCTATTTCGAATCCCGTACGGCGGAGATATACAAGCTGTATCAGGCCCGGCTCCGGTCGTGCAACGGGATGGATTTTGACGACCTGCTGTTCAACGCCGTGGTGCTGCTTCGCAACGGCGCCGGGCTCGGCGAGAAGTATCGGCGGTTTTTCCGGTATATCCTGGTCGACGAATACCAGGACACCAACCACGTGCAGTACCTGCTGCTGAAAGAGCTGGTCGGTGCGGAGAAAAACATCTGCGTCGTGGGTGACGAGGATCAGTCCATTTACGGGTGGCGCGGCGCGGACATCAGCAACATTCTCAATTTCGAGAAGGATTTTCCCGGCGCGAAGACTATCAAGCTGGAACAGAACTACCGTTCGACCAGTCGCATTCTCCGCGCCGCGTCATCGGTGATCGCCAACAACGACATGCGCAAGGGAAAGACGCTGTGGACCGATGTCGGGGAGGGCGAGAACCTCGAATTGTACCTCGTGGACAACGCCGACGAGGAAGCGACGCGTATTGTCGAGCAGATCGACAACAAGCAGCACGACGTACTGCTGAAAGACACGGTCATCCTGTATCGCACGAACGCGCAGTCGAGGCCGTTCGAGGAGCAGTTGCGACGGCGGGGGCTGCCGTACCAGATTGTCGGCGGCGTGGGCTTTTACCAGCGCAAAGAGATCAAGGACCTTCTGGCGTACCTGAAGCTGATCGTCAACATCAAGGACGATATCTCATTCGCCCGCGTGATCAACTACCCGAAACGCGGTATCGGGGACAAAACACTGCAGGCAATCGCGATACTTGCGGCGCGGGAGAGCGTACCGCAGTACGAGATTGCGCTCGGGGCCGACCGGCGGCCGGAGCTGTCGGGGAAAGCAAAGCGAATCGCGCCGTTTACGACGTTGATAGAGAAATTCCGCACGGACCTGGACCACCGGCCGGTCGATCTTCTGATTCAGGACCTGGTGACCGATCTCAATCTGATCGGAGAACTGCTGGCCGAGGATCCGGTTGCAGGCCAGGGGCGGGTGGACAATATCGAAGCGTTCATCGAGGGGGCGTCGGAGTACGCCCGTCACAACGGCGAAAACACGCTGGCAAACTATCTTGCGGAAATTTCGCTGTTTACCGATATCGATGCGTACCGGGAGATCGAGAACAAGCTCACCCTGATGACGCTGCACGCCGCCAAGGGACTGGAGTTTGACACGGTTTACCTGGTCGGGCTGGAAGAGGGGTTATTCCCGCTGCAGCGGACGGTGATGGAGCCGATGGAGCTGGAGGAGGAGCGCCGGTTGTTTTATGTCGGCGCCACTCGGGCGAAAAAGAAGCTGTGTTTGTCGTCGGCGACCACGCGGTTTCGGTTCGGCGAGGTAGAGTCGATCCCGTCGCGGTTTATCAAGGAGATACCGACGGAATTGATGGACGTGCGCGACTACCGCTCGCGGCATGTGTATGCGCAAACCGGTTCGGCGGCCACTGTGCCGTCGTTTCTCCCCAAGCGTTCCGCCCGGTCGTCCGCGGAGCCGGGGGAACTTCAGTACGAATACGAAGACGAGCACGGATTCAAGGCCGGGCGGATCGTGATGCACCCCACGTTCGGGCGGGGACGGATCATGAAGGTCGACGGGTACGGCGAGTCCGTCAGGCTCGAGATCATGTTTTCGGGTATCGGTATGAAGAAGATCATGGCGAAGTACGCGAGACTGAAGGTGATCGGGTAA
- a CDS encoding arylamine N-acetyltransferase, which produces MNTLRYLRRIGIEALQPATLAGLARLQEQHVLTVPFENLDIRRAVPIELETGALFDKVVVRRRGGFCYELNGLFCELLRALGYAVDLVSARVFSDSGDAGPEFDHMALIVTMGTERYLVDVGFGDSARHPIRLPNGEVEDISGRYRVRPREADSGCYVLERRVDDGWKPQFRFTDQPREIAEFAAMCTYHQTSPDSHFTQRNMITIATPTGRFTLTDSKVIETESGVRMETPVSSHEEYERTLAERFGIRF; this is translated from the coding sequence ATGAACACACTCAGGTACCTTCGGAGAATCGGGATCGAGGCGCTGCAGCCCGCAACGCTCGCGGGACTGGCACGGCTGCAGGAGCAGCACGTGCTCACGGTGCCGTTCGAGAATCTCGATATCCGCCGCGCGGTGCCGATTGAGTTGGAGACGGGGGCTCTTTTCGACAAGGTAGTCGTCAGGCGGCGCGGCGGATTCTGTTACGAGCTCAACGGGCTGTTTTGTGAGTTGCTTCGGGCGCTGGGCTATGCGGTCGATCTCGTATCGGCGCGTGTATTCAGCGATTCGGGAGACGCAGGGCCGGAATTCGACCACATGGCGTTGATCGTAACGATGGGAACGGAGCGGTATCTGGTCGATGTCGGATTCGGCGACTCCGCGCGGCATCCGATCCGTCTGCCGAACGGCGAGGTCGAGGATATCTCGGGCCGGTACCGGGTGCGGCCAAGAGAAGCGGATTCGGGATGTTATGTACTCGAACGGCGGGTCGATGACGGCTGGAAGCCGCAGTTTCGGTTTACGGACCAGCCGCGGGAAATTGCCGAGTTTGCGGCCATGTGCACGTACCATCAAACATCGCCCGACTCACACTTCACGCAGCGGAACATGATAACGATCGCGACGCCGACGGGCCGTTTCACGCTGACGGACAGCAAGGTGATCGAGACCGAGAGCGGCGTGAGGATGGAGACGCCGGTTTCGTCACACGAGGAGTATGAGCGTACTCTGGCGGAGCGGTTCGGGATACGCTTCTAA
- a CDS encoding GIY-YIG nuclease family protein produces MIKLTEILTVRRVPLDSYKIHLATYRPKSDPMEAFRKGDFQRWQEEQQNRNFNCDIVLGLIQMGGDRWLYAGAFRVLGVVPGTNTRWLYSTELLPDQEDLIGRVIVKFKRTFRSSYIHGSRFGHMLEVTQILEDSYLVDDFPGYNSVKLSYDQLKLIVSRSEPAWKSALSSINGIYLIVDKETGKGYVGSACGIGGIWQRWSEYAATGHGGNLELVSLLENEGEAYADNFQYAVLEIADPQTPLDKVNDRENHWKEVLLTRTHGLNSN; encoded by the coding sequence GTGATCAAGCTGACTGAGATTCTGACAGTGCGACGAGTGCCGCTCGATAGCTACAAGATACATCTGGCGACGTATAGACCTAAAAGCGATCCAATGGAGGCCTTTCGAAAAGGTGATTTCCAGAGATGGCAGGAGGAGCAGCAGAATCGGAATTTTAACTGCGACATCGTTCTTGGCTTGATCCAGATGGGGGGTGACAGGTGGCTATACGCTGGAGCATTCCGTGTACTGGGTGTGGTGCCGGGGACGAATACGCGATGGCTGTATTCGACCGAACTTCTGCCAGACCAGGAAGACTTGATTGGCAGGGTTATTGTCAAGTTTAAGAGGACTTTCCGATCGTCGTACATCCACGGTAGCCGTTTCGGCCACATGCTGGAGGTAACGCAGATACTTGAGGACTCGTATCTTGTGGATGACTTCCCCGGTTACAATTCGGTAAAACTTTCTTACGACCAGTTGAAACTCATTGTATCCCGAAGCGAGCCCGCTTGGAAGTCGGCCCTTTCCAGCATCAATGGGATATACCTGATAGTGGACAAAGAGACAGGCAAGGGCTATGTTGGTAGCGCGTGCGGTATCGGCGGTATCTGGCAAAGGTGGTCCGAGTATGCGGCGACCGGTCATGGGGGAAACCTTGAACTAGTATCGCTGCTGGAAAATGAGGGTGAGGCTTACGCAGACAATTTCCAGTATGCGGTACTCGAGATAGCTGATCCACAGACACCGCTTGACAAAGTGAATGATCGGGAGAACCACTGGAAAGAGGTTCTTCTGACAAGGACCCACGGTTTGAATAGTAATTGA